The genomic stretch GATATAGTTAACTCCACCTTAcagttttttaagtaaaatagtaTGGgtcttataaaaatatatagtaagcATGTGTCAAAAATATAATTAACTCATTGATGAAACAACAAACAAGATGGTAAAGTTGATTCAAAGGCAAGAGAGATGAAAATCAATGAAAGAAGAACTGATTAAACAAgactgcagggacttccctggaagtccagtggctaagactgtaagctcctgatgcagggggcctgggttcagtccctgctcaggaaactagatcccacatgccgcaattaGGGTTTGCATGCCGCACCTaaaacccagtacagccaaataaataaataaaattttaaaaataagattgcaAAATTAGCTCAAAACTGGGTAACAGGATTCTACATATGGCTAAGATAAAGTGACAGGGACCAGATTTACCCTTCCACCTGAATCAAAACAGTGGGCAGAAATACGTGAAACAATGGTTTTAAGATTTTGGACATTAAGCAGCGAAGGACAGTGATGCCTGGAGAGAATTTCTAAGCATGGCCTTGGAaggagaagcccaggcagaaccCAGGAGTCTGCCTGAATTGAAGATAAGAAGCTAGGAGTCCAGGAAGGCCAGGCAGCTGGGAAAGAGTACTAGATGGTAGAGAGCTTCTTAGTGAGTACCATGGATATATGCAGAGGATCCCCTCCAGTCTGCAGCTAAACAGACTGATCAACAGCTAGGTGTGAAGAAGCTACCCAAAAGAATTAGAGGAATTTTCAGAGTTCAAACAGGACCAGCGATAGTTACAGTTCCTCTCacccagaatgaaaaaaaatctcataattcATAGGCCATCAGGTAGAATACCCAAAAAAGGTTTTACCACCACAGTGGAGAAACAACCAGAGGCTAAATCAGTTTTGCTGCTACTTTAAAAAGCCTAGAAGCAGGACCTGAAAGGATCAAGCTTTTCACAGATAACTGCATCCCAGAGCAATGCTCAATAATATTTAtaggaataaaaaatatattcagcaAATACAAGGTAAAAATCCGTGAAGTCTGACATCCAGTCAAAAATATCAGGCATGTaaagagcagttcagttcagtcactcagtcatgtccaactctttgcgaccccatgaatcgcagcaggcctgcgatggcctccctgtctatcaccatctcccggagttcactcagactcacgtccatcgagttggtgatgccatccagccatctcatcctcggtcgtccccttctcctcctgcccccaatccctcccagcatcagagtcttttccaatgagtcaactcttcacatgaggtggccaaagtactggagcttcagctttagcatcattccttccaaagaaatcccagggtgatctccttcagaatggactggttggatctccttgcagtccaagggactctcaagagtcttctccaacaccacagttcaaaagcatcaattatttggtgctcagccttcttcacagtccaactctcacatccacacatgaccacaggaaaaaccatagccttgactagacggaccttagtcagcaaagtaatgtctctgcttttgaatatgctatctaggttggtcatagcttttcttccaaggagtaagtgtcttttaatttcatggctgcagtcaccatctgcagtgattttggagccccaaaaaataaagtctgacactgttcccactgtttccccatctatttcccatgaagtgatgggaccagatgccatgatctttgttttctgaatgttgagctttaagccagctttttcactctcctctttcactttcatcaagaggctttttagttcctcttcactttctgccataagggtggtgtcacctgcatatctgaggttattgatatttctcccggcaatcttgattccagcttgtttcttccagtccagcgtttctcatggtgtactctgcatataagttaaatatagcagtatacaACCCATAACAACTAGAAAAACTATCAGTTGAAACTAACCCAGAAATATCCATgacattaaaacatttattacaaTTGTTCCACATGttcaaaaaatagagaaaagagggAGACATGGAAATTGTGGTGTTTTTTAAGACGGACCCAAGTAGAAGAGATTAgatacttccaaaaaaaaaaaaaagattagaaaagaatGTGAATACATAGCAACAGAAACTGTTCAAAGTAaaacacaaagaggaaaagagtaaaaaatgagcgcagataaaaataaatttttttaaataaaaactaggaagttaattctaaattttaaaaaaaaaacggtTGAAGATATTATAAGTTAAAGATGTATACTGTAAACTCTAAAGCAACCACCAAAAACATTCAGAGTTAAAAGCCATCAATAGGTTTAAAATAGAATCCTAAAAAGTGATCAgttcaaaagtagaaaaataaggaaaaggaaataaggtACAGGTGGGACAGATAGAGAACAAAAGAGATAGTAACCACATCAATCATAGTAATCATATTAAACATAAATGGTCTAAACAGTCCaattaaaagtagaattatcAGTTTGAAAAAGCAGGACCAAACTATTTGCTGCTTACAGGAAACCTACTTAAAGACACTGCTCTTCCCATTGTCAAGAGCTTAAAACAGCCGATTTTATCAAAATCAGATTCTGTTGCTTTAGGTATTAGCTCCCTCTCAAATTGGGTCATTCACATTAACTACTCTCAGCACTTTCCTTGTTGTAGGCTACCTAAGTTAGTTTGCTTACAGTTCCTGGCACTCCCTGAATTTTGGTTATGCGTTGTTCCCTTCGAAGAATCCTTCacaactctcaagtcttctctgcCTATTAATATCTCTTCATCTGCGCTCATTCAAGCCCAGTTTTGACTGACCTCTTTCATGAGTCAAGCTCCATAGTAACTAACAATTATGTAGTAAATCATGGAATGTCAGAGCTATCAAAACCAGTCAAGAATTTCCTGTTCATTCCCCTTTGTTCTATAAACAAGAAAACCATGAACCCTTTGAGGTTGTATGGCCAGCCCAAGTTTATACATGTTTAGTGGTAAGTCTGTAGTAGGACCAAGGCATATCATTGTGTTCTCTAATTATACATTTCTTATGTTGCATGTATACGGCATTgatatttatgtacatatttgATGTGCTTGTCATATATCCCAAATGAGGCTGTGAACTACCAGTAAACGTATTTAATTAATCTTCTAAGGCTTAGAAAAATGCTGGATACATAGAGTCTAAATTGACAAGAATAAAAACTAGAAGTAATTCATTAGTTTTTACCATTTGAAACGCTGGTGGTTAATTTCCCTCCATAGAATAGCTAAGATAGATTTTCTAACATGCTTGTTTCCAAATCTTGCTACTCATACATAAAATAAGCTGAAGTTAGTACCTTatgtctattgattttttttcaacaatgtcaatcctaaaggaaatcaaccctgattagtcattggaaggactgatgctgaagccgaagctccaatactttggccacctgatgcgaagagccaactcattggaaaagaccctgatgctgggagaaattgaagacagaaggagaaggggatgacagaggatgaggtggttagcatcaccaacttaatggacatgaatctgagcaaactccaggagagagtggacagaggagcctggcatcctgcattccatggggtcacagagtcagacaggacttagcaactgaacaacaacaaattcattGTGTTATCCACAAGTATTCACAGAGGCCTAGTCCTGTGCTACCTGACACAGTAGCCactggctttttaaatttaaatgaatgaaaattaaataaaatttgaaattcagttcctcagtcactcTTGTAAGACTTCAAGTGAGTAGAAGCCACATATGCTTGGTAGCTACTGTGTTAGCACAAGTAAAGAACTCAAAACatagaaatatgaatttaaagagaaggtagaaatatgaaaattcatGTTTCTGTGTTTTGATAGGCTAATTGTGgtagtatatataaataaatgcacaTATCATGAGGTACCTGCTCCAAACACCTGTAGTTACTGGGATGCGTGATGAAAATGTGGAAGCCTCTCCTCCGGTGCCCCGTCCACAAGGCTCCCTGCCGCGCTTCTGCGGCTCCTGTCACACACCGAGTTCGTGGTGTTGGGCTCTGTGATCACTCCTCTAGAGAGGATCTGGTTGGATGAGCCAGTCACCATCCACATCAGGTAACTGAACAGAGCTCCTGATTCAGGACAATACATAAACCCCTTACCAGCCTCGAAATAttgcttttaaataaaacagGCGTCCCCAGTACGTTTCTCTGTGATTATGGTGCTGGAGTTAACAGAATACAGATCATGAATCCTGTGAGTAAGGAACCTTCCCAAAGAAGGCAGTGGACTGGACAAGTACTCCTTTTGAAAGTGACTTATGACTGTTCCAAAAAGGaaagtcagaaaatgaagactctTTGCCTACCTGTATACTCCTTTCCCTGCTTATAGGATATGGACAATGATAGGCAGGGTAATGACAacccccgccctgcccccgcAAAGATGTCCACGTCCTAGTCCTAGTCCCCAGAAACTGACTATATTACTTGCTATGACAAGAGGAACTTTGTAGTTCCTTAACCCTaagcctcggagaaggcaatggcaccccactccagtactcttgcctgggaaatcccagggacagaggagcctggtaggctgccctctatggggtcgcacagagtcggacatgactgatgcgactaaGCCTCGGACGGGGAAATATGCTGGATGTTCAGCTGGGCCCACTATAATCAATCACGAAGGTCCTTATAAAAGGGAGCACAGGAGAAAATGGAGGTATGGCCACGACCAGAGACTGAAGCGATGTGCTCTGAGAGCAGAGGAAGGGGCCAGCAGCCAAGAAATGCAGGCAACTTCTGGTAGCtggaaaggcaaggaaacagattctcccccGAAGGCTCCAGAAAGACTGCAGCCCTGCCAACACTTTGATTTTAGATTTCACCCTGCCAGAATCATaagaattaatttgttttaagtcactaagtgtggtaatttgttaacagcagcaataggaaagtAATACACATGTTGATACTCACATTCTACAAAGTTTTCACTAAGCACTTTCTACATAACAGGCACAAAAATATcagggtttcttttttaaaaaatatttttgaaaatttatttattggctgtgctgggtcgtcATTGCCAAGCAGGCATTTCCTTAGTTGTGGCGAACagtggcttctctctagttgtggtgcgtgggtttctcattgtggtggcttctcttgtgcagcaCGGGCTCTGTGCACACAGGCTTTGTAGTTgaggtgcgtgggctcagtagctgtggctcctgggctctagagcacaggcttggtaCTCATGCACATGAGCatagttgctctgtggcgtgtggggtcttcccagattagggatcaaaccccagtctcttgcattaacaggctgatgctttaccactgagctaccagggaagcccagggctcaggtttttggggtttttttttaaacctctctaTAAAGCTGTTGAAGAGCTGGGTTATGAGTGCTTTTCATTTGGGGGAGGCTCCTAATTCAGTATGCTTTCAGTTACCAGTAAAGTAACAGGAATTTATTGGCTGCACtaactgaaaaatgcaaagaCTGGGCAGCATCAGGGCTCGGGCTTAGTTTCTCTGTGCATCTCTTGCCTCTGTTCTCTTCCCATTGTTTCCCTCATCTTGGGGTGTGTACCAGGAGCAGCCGGGGCCAGGTGCTGCAAACTACTCTGCGTGAAAGTGACTGGGAAGATTTCTGTGTGTGAAGTTCAGGACAGTCTTCAAATGGGATTGGGGTCAATCTTGCTCAGATTTCTTGGTTACTCTACTCAATAGGGGAAGGGGAGGTAATATAATTCCCCTTGGAAAATCTGGGTACTATTTGGAAGGGGAAATGATATTGATGAATAATCAAAAGCTTGTCATAACCAACAAAAGATAATTGTAATAATACCTTAAAATAATGATAggttaaaatattattaacttgTATAATGCTTCAATATGAAAATCTATCGATTTATATGTATCATCGAAAGTTCTGGATATGTCTGCTCTTTTATGCATCATTCAGAAGcatttcagagaaacatctaaAAGTTCACAGTCTTGGGAAaggtgtctttctcttttttttgcccCCTTGGTACTAATTACTCCACAACAGTTTGATGACCTGCTTTACTGGCCCGTGCGGATTTCTTACATTCTAGTACTGGAGTCTTCAGCTTTCCGTGTCCTTGTGGTCCTAGTTGCAATGAATTAGACTCTTTAAAAGCTTGGCTCTCGTCAAGCTTTCTCATGTAAACATCTTTTTCATGTAAGTTATTATTTCTGACATCTGTAATTGAGATACTTGATTACTTGAGCAAAATAAAGATGTCTGGCATTCAGGATATTAAGAGATTTATAGTAGACAGGCATGTTTCAAAATCTTCAAACCTgactttgtaaaaaaataaataaaatgggctCATTTCTTATATGTAAAACCAAGTATAATATTAAGGAATATAATGATTATTTCTAGAGCAGGGAGAGATttttagaaaatcaaatattttcactttcatatatagtAAGTCAATGTGAGATTTCAGTTATCTGACAAATTCTTCTAGCAATAATTGATAAATTTATAATTAACTTGTATTGTTAGTGACTAATTCTGTCAAGTGTTGTGGGAAACAAGATAAAGGGCCAGTTACAACATATCATTACTTGAAATAGGATTGAAGGATTATATTATTTGTACATTTGCTAAGTAGTTTTTTGAAATAGCTTCACATAGTTTATCATAAACTGTCTTTAGCAAATAGTTTTGACTTTTACAATATGCAAATAACCTGCAGTTATGGAAACTCTAGTCCCTTAAGAGGTTTGCTAATAATTCAGAGCATTGGCCTGACAGTAGAATCACCCAGAAACTCTGAAAAAATACCCAGAAATATCTCCCAGAGGTTTTGATTCAGTGTCTCTGAGATGGGGTTTCTGCCACAATTGAGAACCACTAATTTTGAACATTACACAAGTAGAGCACAAGTTGGTAACTTTAGGAAAAGGGATGGAAATTGTAAAGTAATAGACAAATAGTACAAATAAATGTTCGTTAGCAAGTTGAAGAATTGTCCTATAGTTAGGTCAGTGGATGCTTAAtccatataagaaaaataaaatcttaatttacTTTCATAAAGTTTACTGGTGAAAAGAAATTATATCTTATTCTGAAAAGCTGTTTTTATATTCCAAAGCAGTCTCACATTTATTCACTTTtcttattcatatattttgaatttttaacagTCCTCAACTGTTCCACAAGTCAcagaagagagaggcagaagcagactggcaataatactggatcaagtaaacacagaaaataatatttttgaaagtatAATATATGAGCCAATTCAAGcaaccagtaaaaaaaaaaaaaaaaaagggtggtgTTGGGACAGTAGGCTATCCACTTGGAAAATAAAGCTATACAGAATAAATTCCAGACCAATCAGAGAGTTAACTATAGAGATAGAGAATGAGAATTCAGAAGATGATTTAGAGGGCTTTAAAATGTAATCATGGAATGGGGCAGGTTGCTTCTTGGGCAAAACCCCAAATCCAGAAGTCACAAAAGGAACTATTGAGAGTGTCCTGTAGCAGGTAAAGACTTAAGCTCTGACTTGAGGCAACTTCAGTTCAttaccatttctgttttgttttgttttttcatagcTATATGATCTTGGAACTAAAAATATACCataaaaaataccttttaaaaaaatcttataaataGCCCAAAAGTTGTTTAATCAAAGAAATGCATATTCTTTGTCTCTCACACtggcaaatattaaaaagagttGGAAAGGGTGCCATGAAAAAGAACTCAGTCCCTCATACTCTGTCGGTGGAGTATCAGTCATGCAGCCTTTTTTGAAGGTGGATCAGCAGTATCTATTGAAGGTTAAAATGAGCATGTACTTTGACTCAGCAATCCAGTTCTAAATATCCTTCACATTTGTAAAGAAATAGGTACTAAGATTTTTACATTGGCATTGTTTGACATAGCTAAAAATTAATATTCTGAATTCTTACAGTATGGGGTTAACCTTTTGGGAAGAAGtggagaagagatttttttttttttaacctataagTGTCTGTAGTTTTGCTATGAAAAACTACTGAAAATGGTTTTAGGCAATATTTTCACTAAAAATTGTTAGCTTATTATGATATTTTCTAATAAATGGCAGTTGCAAGGCACAGCTGCTTTTTAATCAAATATTAATGTGTGAATATCTTTTTATAAGCCTGTTTCATACCCGGTTTTCTGCAGAATGGAAACAGACTGTAATCCCATGGAGCTGAGCGGCGTGTCAGGATTTGAAGAAGAGGCTGAGCTTAATGGCTTTGAAGGAACTGATATGAAAGACATGAGGCTGGAAGCCGAAGCAGTTGTAAATGATGTTCTCTTTGCTGTTAACACCATGTTTGTCTCAAAAACCCTGCGCTGTGCAGACGATGTGGCCTATATCAATGTGGAAACAAGAGAAAGGAACAGATACTGCCTGGAGCTCACTGAAGCAGGGCTCAGGGTAAGTCCCTTTtccctttagaaaaaaaaaaaaaatctttaccatTTGATCCAAAAGGTTCAGGAATCAGGGAATGAGAAAGAGTTTTAGGTGAGAACTTGACACCCAGTAgcttccaagattttttttttaaagaaaaatttttttttctttcccctaagaattttttttattaattctgAAGTCTTTCAGTCAACATAAGAATggattttggggggaaaaaaaaaacagatttgatTCTGAGTATTTTGTTGTAACTGTCTTCCCCCAAATAAACtgatttcttatctcttgctaagCATGTCTACCAAAATTATGCATTCTCTACACTGGATGACTTTTTCAGTCATTGTGTTGAATCTTCTTCCACGtcatataaatatttcttctacTAAAACAACATACTAGAAggaattccctgctggtccagtggttaggactccactctttcactgctgagggctcggatttgatccctggtaagggaagtaagatcccagaAGCTGCTCAGCCATACATAGAGAAATAGATAGATCATGCTTGACTCCACCATTCACTAGCTGTTAGATCAGAATTAAGTCACAGCAGAATGCTCTGCCTCCAAATTTCCAAgaataaatttccatttattaCATGTAAGCTTTTCTAGGCAGAACGACCTCTCTGCATCCTTTAAACCAGAATCCTGACTTTAGAATAATAGAAAGCACTATCTGAGAACAACTtctcgtttaaaaaaaaaaatttttttttaacctgtggaACAAAGGAATGGACATTAGAAATGTCTAGTTTAATGTTACTCATGTCTATTTAACTTTACTAATTAACCTTGGCAATTCCCACacagtcctgtggttaggactcagcgatTTCATAGCCAAATTCAACCTCTGgtcaggaactgagatcctgcaagtcacACGGTAcatcctaaataaataaatagccttCAAGCTTGGTCAGAAATCTCTGACTTTTCTGTTTCTAAATCCATTAAGAGTAGTTCTCCCAAAGTTGCACAGGATCATGAAGTAGTAGAGTACATGGTTTAAGCAAGTAAGAATGTCATGTGATACATTAAACAAGCATGTGACCATCTCTTTATTTCAGTGGATTCAGTTTCCCTAAGATGTGTGTGAGTCACATGTTCTGTGTATCCCCTGGTGGAGGCTCACTTACATTGAAACCTGAGTTGTAACTACTCTCATTTCCCACACAACTGCATCTTGGCTTTGAGAATAATCCTGGAAATCTTTATGCTTCCCTTCCTAAATCCCTAAGTTTGTACCCAAAACTTGCAGTGTTTAGAAGTGGACCTTAAATAGAAATaggtaaagcaaaagtagaaataaataacCCTAGGTAAATTAATTTTCTCTGGCACTGTTAAATTCTGGTGAGGTAGGAAGGTTTTGTTGACAGTTGGAAATCTTTGTGAATTTGAGTGACGTTGGGTGAGTCAGTCAGTCTGAGTCCCTGCTTCTTTATCTGTAACTTGGAGGtttaaaacaaaagctgaaaAAAGTTTTGGGGGACGTTATGTGAATAAAGTTTGCACAAAGATCTGGGTCAGTTATAAAACCTGGCATGTAGgtactcaaatatttattttttttctgtctgattcAGTTGACATTTATTGAGTAACTATCCTGTGTCAGAAATTAGACATCAAACCATGTAAATAAGACATGATCCATGTTCCCAGGAAGACCACAGATATCAGGGGAAAGAGAGGAGCAAACAGAATCATAGTACGCTGTAGACTGGACTGAGACAGGGCATGGTTCCACAGTGGTGCAGTTCATCTTCCTTAGGTGTCTGCCTCtgcttttcattaaaaacaacagCACTGCTTCTGTTTCTAGCATAAACATGCATCTCCTATGGCTTGAGTAGATGTCACAAAAATTTAGAGTTTGTATGAGGAATTCACAGGCTTTAGTAAAGTCAGCAAAACTGACGTTGATTTTGCCCTACACTGTGCTGGTGAACCAGGGTATAAGTCTTATAATCTCGTTGGAAAAAAAAGCTTTAGCtgtgtttaaaggaaaaaacaaacaggaaaaacacACTCACAGGTTAACATTTCCTTTTATCTCACAGAATTGAGCAGATAAGTCATGTATTAGTAACATGAAACTGGCATTTCTAATTATAACTAATTATAAACTAATTATAACTAATTATAAACCAGAATTAAAACTATAAGTAAATTTTAcaactctttatt from Ovis canadensis isolate MfBH-ARS-UI-01 breed Bighorn chromosome 18, ARS-UI_OviCan_v2, whole genome shotgun sequence encodes the following:
- the GSKIP gene encoding GSK3B-interacting protein, translated to METDCNPMELSGVSGFEEEAELNGFEGTDMKDMRLEAEAVVNDVLFAVNTMFVSKTLRCADDVAYINVETRERNRYCLELTEAGLRVVGYAFDQVDDHLQTPYHETVYSLLDTLSPAYREAFGNALLQRLEALKREGQS